One segment of Rhodopirellula baltica SH 1 DNA contains the following:
- the rho gene encoding transcription termination factor Rho: MRHPDKDVDKRVRELDAERDPLSLPEEIVSEVTRAGGRVGIPAKDQSPKQALNINDLQKLEHDELLALAETEGLQEIAALPRQELVFRLLKARMSANGLMYGEGTLEILPDGFGFLRSAQYHYLSCPDDIYVSPSQIRRFGLHTGSHVAGQIRPPKENERYFALLRIEAINHADPMQRQRQKPFDDLTPLHPRTRIVTEHDSQELSTRVVDLFTPIGFGQRGLIVSPPRAGKTMLMQSLARGVLNNYPDAYVVVLLIDERPEEVTDMEREIQSPQCEVISSTFDEPPARHIQVAQMVVEKAKRMVESGTDVVIFLDSITRLARAFNSDSDSATGKLLTGGLDAGAMQKPKSIFGSARKVEEGGSLTILATALVDTGSRMDDVIFEEFKGTGNLEIVLDQDLVARRVWPAIDLTRSGTRREEMLLDQEEHRRIETLRRDLAEHSPVDSMTELIKRMRKTQNNAEFLMSVHPQD; encoded by the coding sequence ATGCGCCACCCAGACAAAGATGTCGATAAACGTGTTCGCGAATTAGACGCTGAACGCGATCCGCTTTCGTTGCCCGAAGAAATTGTCAGCGAAGTGACGCGTGCTGGCGGTCGAGTCGGCATTCCAGCAAAAGATCAATCGCCCAAGCAAGCGTTGAATATCAACGATTTGCAAAAGCTTGAGCATGACGAGTTGTTGGCTCTTGCCGAAACCGAAGGGCTGCAAGAGATCGCGGCGCTTCCTCGACAAGAGCTCGTCTTCCGTCTGCTGAAAGCGAGAATGAGCGCGAACGGTTTGATGTACGGCGAAGGCACGCTTGAAATCTTGCCCGATGGGTTTGGTTTCTTGCGCAGCGCTCAGTATCACTACCTTTCGTGTCCCGATGACATCTATGTGTCACCCAGCCAAATCCGACGTTTCGGACTGCACACCGGGTCGCATGTCGCCGGGCAGATTCGTCCGCCAAAAGAAAACGAACGCTACTTCGCTCTGCTGCGAATCGAAGCGATCAATCACGCGGATCCGATGCAGCGACAACGGCAGAAACCGTTTGACGATCTGACGCCGCTGCATCCGCGCACTCGCATCGTGACCGAACACGACTCGCAAGAACTCAGCACGCGGGTGGTGGATCTCTTCACGCCGATCGGATTTGGTCAACGTGGTTTGATTGTCAGCCCGCCTCGTGCCGGTAAAACCATGTTGATGCAAAGTCTCGCGCGTGGAGTGCTGAACAACTATCCCGATGCCTATGTCGTGGTTCTGTTGATCGATGAACGTCCCGAAGAGGTGACGGACATGGAACGTGAGATCCAATCGCCGCAGTGCGAAGTGATCAGCAGTACTTTTGACGAGCCTCCGGCGCGACACATTCAAGTCGCTCAGATGGTGGTCGAAAAAGCCAAGCGAATGGTCGAATCGGGAACCGACGTTGTTATCTTCCTGGATTCGATCACCCGCCTTGCGCGAGCTTTCAACAGCGACAGTGATTCCGCAACCGGCAAGCTGCTGACAGGCGGCTTGGACGCGGGAGCAATGCAAAAGCCGAAATCGATTTTCGGCTCCGCACGTAAAGTCGAAGAAGGCGGTTCGCTGACGATTTTGGCAACCGCGTTGGTCGACACCGGCAGCCGCATGGACGATGTGATCTTTGAAGAATTCAAGGGCACCGGCAACTTGGAAATCGTTCTGGATCAAGACTTGGTGGCCCGCCGTGTTTGGCCCGCGATCGACCTGACTCGCAGTGGAACACGTCGCGAAGAGATGTTGCTCGATCAAGAAGAGCATCGCCGGATCGAAACTTTGCGTCGCGATTTGGCGGAGCATTCGCCAGTTGATTCCATGACGGAATTGATCAAACGCATGCGGAAAACTCAAAACAACGCGGAGTTTCTGATGAGCGTTCATCCTCAAGACTGA
- a CDS encoding DNA-3-methyladenine glycosylase family protein yields MEALLALAETDPSLHLVWRRLGDPPSWRRPAGFETLARIVLEQQVSLRSAESTLHKLQQLLEGPLTPRGIVRLSAQQTRACGVSRQKHRYLNQLAADIVDGRFVLDRLPGMSDQEARDQLTARLGIGRWSAEVYLMSALNRPDILPFGDLGLLKGVEELDGGQYDDFDAIIQRADRWRPYRSMATRLVWALYLDNRGLLNLNDGSNV; encoded by the coding sequence ATGGAAGCGCTTCTGGCGCTTGCGGAAACGGACCCTTCGCTGCACTTGGTTTGGCGACGCTTGGGCGATCCGCCGTCCTGGCGACGCCCCGCGGGATTTGAAACGTTGGCGCGGATCGTCCTCGAGCAGCAGGTTTCGTTGCGCTCAGCAGAGTCCACTCTTCACAAGTTGCAGCAGCTTCTCGAGGGGCCGCTAACACCACGGGGAATCGTCCGTCTTTCGGCTCAGCAAACGCGAGCGTGCGGCGTCAGTCGGCAGAAGCATCGCTATCTGAATCAGTTGGCCGCTGACATCGTGGACGGCCGTTTTGTGCTCGATCGACTTCCTGGTATGTCAGACCAAGAGGCTCGGGATCAGCTGACGGCGCGACTGGGGATCGGCCGTTGGAGTGCGGAGGTTTACCTGATGTCCGCACTGAACCGTCCCGACATTCTTCCTTTTGGCGACCTGGGACTGCTCAAGGGAGTCGAGGAATTGGACGGCGGCCAGTACGACGACTTCGATGCCATTATCCAGAGGGCGGACCGGTGGCGTCCTTACCGGTCAATGGCGACGCGATTGGTTTGGGCTTTGTACCTGGACAACCGTGGACTTCTGAACCTAAACGACGGTTCCAATGTCTAA
- a CDS encoding ammonium transporter: MMGIGGSLASVASAQDEPAAATDTAEVADAGDADSEEPAADAGVGYAFDNGFLFLCAVLVLFMQAGFAMVEVGLNSSKNTVNILSKNLMDLSVGALLFFFVGFGLMYPGSYGDVTNGYFAFGGTGIYDSSPDQTFSPQVDWFFQAVFAATAATIVSGAVAGRMKFNAYLIYSAILTGLIYPISGFWKWGGGWLMQFGEQAADGSFAMGFQDFAGSAVVHAVGGFAGLAGAIFLGPRLGRYTAEGKSVPLPGHNVAFAALGVFILWVGWYGFNPGSQLAFQSSADIDATVFIAVNTTLAAAAGVIVATAVSWGLFGKPDLTMGLNGALGGLVGITACCDAMSNSMSIVVGAVAGALVVLSIVVLDKVKIDDPVGAFPVHGVCGVWGCMALGILPNAHLESESTNFMIQLIGTASICAWAFISMSVVFGVLKAVGMLRVSPQEEQAGLDISEHGMHAYPSDAVAGGSVI; this comes from the coding sequence ATGATGGGGATCGGCGGTTCACTCGCGTCGGTAGCTTCGGCTCAGGACGAGCCAGCGGCTGCAACGGATACTGCAGAAGTCGCCGACGCGGGTGACGCTGATTCAGAGGAACCCGCGGCGGACGCGGGAGTAGGGTACGCCTTCGACAATGGCTTCCTGTTTCTCTGTGCCGTTTTGGTTCTCTTCATGCAGGCCGGCTTCGCCATGGTCGAAGTGGGACTGAACTCCTCCAAGAACACCGTCAACATTCTCTCCAAGAACTTGATGGACTTGTCCGTCGGAGCGTTGCTGTTCTTCTTCGTCGGCTTCGGGTTGATGTACCCCGGCAGCTATGGCGACGTCACGAACGGGTACTTCGCATTCGGCGGAACCGGGATCTATGACTCCAGCCCCGACCAAACATTCTCACCACAAGTCGATTGGTTCTTCCAAGCCGTCTTTGCCGCCACCGCCGCAACAATCGTTTCCGGTGCTGTTGCTGGCCGAATGAAATTCAATGCTTACTTGATATACAGCGCCATCCTCACCGGCTTGATCTACCCGATTAGCGGTTTCTGGAAATGGGGCGGCGGATGGTTGATGCAGTTCGGTGAACAAGCCGCTGACGGCAGCTTCGCAATGGGCTTCCAAGACTTTGCTGGTTCGGCCGTCGTTCACGCAGTCGGTGGTTTCGCTGGCTTGGCCGGTGCGATTTTCCTCGGCCCTCGCCTGGGTCGCTACACCGCCGAAGGCAAAAGCGTTCCATTGCCAGGTCACAACGTCGCTTTCGCTGCTCTGGGTGTGTTCATCCTGTGGGTGGGGTGGTACGGATTCAACCCTGGTAGCCAACTGGCTTTCCAATCTTCAGCTGACATTGACGCAACCGTCTTCATCGCTGTGAACACAACACTCGCCGCAGCTGCAGGTGTCATCGTTGCAACCGCTGTTTCTTGGGGCCTGTTCGGCAAACCAGACTTGACCATGGGCCTGAACGGTGCACTGGGCGGATTGGTTGGCATCACGGCATGCTGTGACGCGATGAGCAACTCGATGTCGATCGTCGTCGGTGCCGTTGCCGGTGCCTTGGTCGTGCTCAGCATTGTTGTTTTGGACAAAGTCAAAATCGACGATCCAGTCGGTGCTTTCCCTGTCCACGGCGTCTGTGGTGTTTGGGGCTGCATGGCTCTCGGCATCTTGCCAAACGCTCACCTCGAATCTGAGTCAACCAACTTCATGATTCAGTTGATCGGAACCGCTTCGATCTGTGCTTGGGCCTTCATCTCGATGTCGGTCGTCTTCGGTGTTCTCAAAGCTGTAGGCATGCTGCGAGTCTCGCCCCAAGAAGAACAAGCAGGCTTGGACATCAGCGAGCACGGAATGCACGCTTACCCATCGGACGCCGTCGCTGGCGGTTCGGTGATTTAG
- a CDS encoding P-II family nitrogen regulator, which yields MKLIIAIVQPSKLDAIKEALTRVEVHRLTVVDCQGFGRQRGQTGSMRGRDYGVSLLRKVQLQIGVNEEFVQPTIDAILEGGRSGESGEIGDGKIFVLPMDDCVRIRTGERGGEAI from the coding sequence ATGAAATTGATCATTGCCATCGTTCAGCCTTCCAAATTGGACGCCATCAAAGAGGCGTTGACTCGCGTGGAGGTGCACCGACTAACCGTCGTGGATTGCCAAGGGTTTGGACGTCAACGCGGCCAAACCGGATCCATGCGAGGCCGCGATTATGGCGTCAGCCTGCTACGCAAAGTGCAATTGCAAATCGGGGTCAACGAAGAGTTTGTTCAACCGACCATTGATGCAATCTTGGAAGGCGGACGTAGCGGAGAGAGCGGCGAAATTGGCGACGGAAAAATCTTCGTTCTGCCGATGGACGACTGCGTCCGGATCCGAACCGGCGAACGCGGCGGAGAAGCAATCTAG
- a CDS encoding sialate O-acetylesterase: protein MPFNLPRLLASVLCLPLLSTLALPSIGVAQEENPPSADTSETAQLPPTGLHLFLLAGQSNMAGRGKIADEDLQPHPRVLVFNKAGEWAPAIAPLHFDKPRIAGVGLGRTFAIEYAENNPQATVGLIPCAVGGSSLDVWQPGGFHESTNTHPYDDCMKRMQQAIVAGELKGILWHQGESDSNPALSKTYQSKLNELFERFRTEFGSPNVPIVIGQLGQFTEKPWDESRKLVDQAHRTLPDRMTNTVFVHSDGLGHKGDQTHFSAEAYREFGHRYFLAYQQLTGSSNE from the coding sequence ATGCCATTCAATTTGCCCCGCCTGCTCGCCTCCGTCCTCTGCCTTCCTCTTCTTTCCACCCTAGCACTCCCTTCCATCGGAGTTGCCCAGGAAGAAAATCCGCCGAGCGCGGATACCAGCGAAACGGCACAGCTTCCACCAACGGGACTTCATCTGTTCCTACTAGCCGGTCAGTCCAACATGGCCGGACGAGGAAAGATCGCCGACGAAGACCTACAACCTCACCCACGAGTTCTGGTCTTCAACAAAGCAGGTGAATGGGCCCCAGCGATCGCGCCACTTCATTTTGATAAACCAAGAATTGCCGGCGTGGGACTCGGCCGGACTTTCGCAATTGAATACGCGGAGAACAATCCGCAGGCGACGGTTGGCTTGATTCCATGCGCTGTTGGCGGTTCATCGCTGGACGTCTGGCAACCGGGCGGTTTCCACGAATCAACCAACACGCATCCCTACGACGATTGCATGAAGCGGATGCAACAAGCAATCGTGGCGGGCGAATTGAAAGGGATCCTTTGGCACCAAGGCGAATCGGATTCGAACCCAGCCCTATCAAAGACCTACCAATCCAAACTTAACGAACTCTTTGAACGATTTCGGACGGAGTTTGGCTCGCCCAACGTCCCCATCGTGATTGGGCAACTCGGGCAATTCACCGAAAAGCCCTGGGATGAGTCCCGTAAATTGGTCGACCAAGCGCATCGAACTTTACCCGATCGAATGACCAATACCGTTTTCGTCCATTCGGATGGCCTTGGGCATAAAGGCGACCAAACCCATTTCTCTGCCGAGGCATATCGCGAATTTGGCCATCGTTACTTTCTCGCCTATCAACAACTCACTGGCTCATCCAATGAATGA
- a CDS encoding cellulase family glycosylhydrolase, protein MNDSRCQIERVSRALIALVITLAFTASSHADEPLKRLRVSDDGRMFVTDDSEKPFAIWGVNYDHDESGRLLDEYWIDEWDKVVEDFEEIKQLGANCVRIHLQIGLYMESPEKASAAQAKQLERLLKLADSKQLYLDITGLACYHKSNIPDWLNELSEADRWKAQAMFWSEVSNVCSGSPVVFCYDLMNEPILPGEKPESDWLAGELGGKFFVQRLALDRMGRSREQIAEAWVNQMVDAIREQDSDTMITVGVIPWVFAFGGGKPLFYSPTVGKHLDFVSVHFYPEKGKIDHALKSLKAYEVGKPLVVEEMFPMKSGIDELTTFVRQSRPHVDGWISFYWGATADELRAKEDGGIAEAITAKWLNTFQELSSEIRSQSDR, encoded by the coding sequence ATGAATGATTCACGATGCCAAATCGAACGCGTTTCTAGGGCTCTCATCGCGTTGGTGATCACATTGGCGTTTACGGCCTCCAGCCACGCTGACGAACCACTGAAACGATTGCGAGTCAGCGACGATGGCCGCATGTTTGTGACCGACGACTCCGAAAAGCCCTTCGCGATTTGGGGAGTGAACTACGACCACGACGAGTCCGGTCGTCTGCTAGACGAGTACTGGATCGATGAGTGGGACAAAGTGGTTGAGGACTTTGAAGAGATCAAACAACTGGGTGCCAATTGCGTTCGCATTCATCTGCAAATCGGGCTTTACATGGAATCACCCGAGAAAGCTTCAGCAGCTCAAGCCAAGCAACTCGAACGTCTGCTCAAACTGGCAGACTCAAAGCAACTGTACTTGGACATCACCGGTTTGGCCTGCTACCACAAATCAAACATTCCCGACTGGTTGAACGAACTGAGCGAAGCCGATCGCTGGAAGGCACAAGCGATGTTTTGGTCCGAGGTTTCAAATGTTTGTTCAGGAAGCCCCGTCGTTTTCTGTTACGACTTGATGAACGAACCGATCCTGCCCGGGGAAAAACCCGAGTCAGATTGGTTGGCCGGCGAACTCGGTGGCAAGTTCTTTGTGCAACGACTGGCGTTGGACCGCATGGGAAGAAGCCGCGAGCAGATCGCAGAGGCCTGGGTCAACCAAATGGTCGACGCAATCCGCGAACAGGACTCCGACACGATGATCACTGTCGGCGTGATCCCGTGGGTGTTTGCATTTGGCGGGGGAAAGCCACTCTTCTATTCACCGACCGTTGGCAAACACCTGGACTTTGTATCGGTGCACTTTTATCCCGAAAAAGGGAAAATAGATCATGCATTGAAGTCATTGAAGGCTTACGAAGTCGGCAAACCACTGGTCGTTGAAGAGATGTTTCCGATGAAAAGTGGAATCGATGAATTGACAACCTTTGTCCGTCAATCTCGGCCCCATGTCGATGGCTGGATCAGTTTCTACTGGGGAGCAACCGCGGATGAGCTTCGCGCCAAAGAAGATGGAGGCATCGCAGAAGCGATCACCGCAAAATGGCTGAACACATTCCAAGAACTGTCGTCGGAGATTCGATCTCAATCGGATCGCTGA
- a CDS encoding glycoside hydrolase family 16 protein has translation MRRCPLGAIALAFSLLPTVVAEELPTINDERASERFEFRLTYNVDFSQPDALKPEGGLLRREDMGVSNNAGQHRQGEGRRHAAWYDRYQEQTAMVENGVLIQRGYVADSIIDGFSSRDAGESPRNFAYIDPDPNDAARGEVNFADFEIHTSWFDTFALKSVDGQQVPVERTDQLVAKNQFWGQPGKTDTESPNIKFQPGTFFEIEINFEGMEALAHRHSFWLMPASEQSKAYDDDPANGLEIDIYEHEMVVEKGSPEAEPRNNILLMKCIGGKTDPPSTFNELREDGKTSIEVPDINKGWHKIGLFWSKKALIWFVDGKAVVRDTKLVPTVPMYLILSREANTGAGLSTDHQNLRADGERIPIDAGLYGRNVATPKNRDLIKQGRDEVRVRSVRAWTIQPRT, from the coding sequence ATGCGTCGATGCCCCCTCGGAGCGATCGCCCTCGCGTTCTCATTGCTTCCTACCGTGGTCGCCGAAGAACTGCCGACGATCAACGACGAAAGAGCGAGTGAACGCTTCGAGTTTCGACTCACCTACAACGTTGATTTCTCTCAACCAGATGCTTTGAAACCCGAGGGTGGACTGCTTCGCCGAGAAGACATGGGCGTCAGCAACAATGCGGGACAGCACCGCCAAGGCGAAGGCCGACGCCACGCGGCGTGGTACGACCGGTATCAGGAACAGACTGCGATGGTCGAGAATGGTGTACTCATCCAACGTGGTTACGTTGCTGACTCGATTATCGATGGTTTTTCCAGCCGCGATGCTGGAGAATCACCGCGAAATTTTGCATACATCGATCCGGACCCAAACGACGCAGCCCGTGGCGAGGTGAACTTTGCGGACTTCGAAATCCACACTTCCTGGTTCGACACCTTCGCGCTGAAAAGCGTGGACGGCCAACAAGTTCCCGTCGAACGAACGGACCAACTGGTCGCCAAGAACCAATTTTGGGGCCAACCAGGCAAGACCGACACCGAATCTCCAAACATCAAATTTCAGCCGGGAACGTTCTTCGAAATCGAAATCAACTTCGAGGGCATGGAAGCGCTCGCCCACCGACATTCGTTTTGGTTGATGCCAGCTTCAGAGCAGAGCAAGGCTTACGACGATGATCCAGCCAACGGATTGGAGATCGATATCTACGAACACGAAATGGTCGTCGAGAAGGGATCCCCCGAAGCAGAACCCCGCAACAATATTTTGCTGATGAAATGCATCGGTGGCAAAACAGATCCGCCATCAACATTCAACGAACTTCGCGAAGATGGCAAAACGTCGATCGAGGTTCCAGACATCAACAAAGGCTGGCACAAAATCGGTTTGTTCTGGAGCAAAAAGGCCTTGATCTGGTTTGTCGACGGGAAAGCCGTGGTGCGAGACACCAAGCTGGTACCAACCGTGCCCATGTATTTGATCCTCTCGCGAGAAGCGAACACCGGCGCAGGCCTTTCAACTGACCACCAAAACCTTCGTGCCGATGGTGAGCGCATTCCCATTGACGCGGGACTCTACGGCAGAAACGTTGCCACGCCCAAAAATCGTGACCTAATTAAACAGGGTCGCGATGAAGTTCGAGTTCGAAGCGTCCGCGCGTGGACGATTCAACCTCGGACTTAG
- the rimI gene encoding ribosomal protein S18-alanine N-acetyltransferase: MIRRDMPDVLGIETNCFEFAWSEDDFIRCLRQRNCIGMVAECDERVAGFMIYELHKNRLHILNFAVHSDYRRRGIGNTMMRKLLGKLSQERRNRIMLEVRETNLEAQLFFKSLGFKAISVLRDFYDDATEDAYLMQFRYQPTAEELAAPHNRITRMAG, translated from the coding sequence ATGATTCGCCGCGATATGCCGGATGTCTTGGGGATTGAGACCAACTGCTTTGAGTTCGCTTGGTCCGAGGATGACTTCATCCGATGTCTCCGCCAACGCAATTGCATCGGCATGGTGGCCGAATGTGATGAACGCGTCGCCGGATTCATGATTTATGAATTGCACAAAAATCGTTTGCACATCCTGAACTTCGCCGTTCACAGCGACTATCGCCGTCGCGGAATCGGCAACACGATGATGCGAAAATTGTTGGGCAAGCTGTCCCAAGAACGTCGCAACCGAATCATGTTGGAAGTTCGTGAGACGAACTTGGAAGCACAGTTGTTCTTCAAGTCGCTTGGCTTCAAAGCCATCTCGGTTTTGCGTGACTTCTATGACGACGCAACCGAAGACGCCTACTTGATGCAGTTCCGCTACCAGCCGACCGCGGAAGAATTGGCAGCACCTCACAATCGAATCACGCGAATGGCGGGCTGA
- a CDS encoding glycosyltransferase family 25 protein has translation MKNIDEDTPTFVISTLDEQSRDRVNQVEQHLRRAGFRNSQIIQAKTPQTEDFEHRGLPDVLQGRWRTDLQHLWGTAACTLSHIQFYDRAEHQLPIIILEDDVTIHPDFFRFLDDVDIPDEIEWDLCHLSYNNPQFSSQANLNRLVAPHLLMCPPDEITGAYSYIVNRSFLDRFLPSVEEVDWQLAHQTDEIASYVIEHDPPLTAPDYRLESVRMSLDHVSWHQNNPTTD, from the coding sequence ATGAAAAACATTGACGAAGACACACCGACGTTTGTCATCAGCACGCTCGACGAGCAGTCGCGTGACCGTGTCAACCAAGTTGAACAACATTTGCGTCGTGCTGGTTTTCGGAATTCGCAAATCATCCAAGCGAAAACGCCGCAAACGGAAGACTTCGAGCATCGAGGACTTCCGGACGTGTTGCAGGGACGCTGGCGAACGGATTTGCAACATCTTTGGGGAACAGCCGCGTGCACTCTGTCGCACATTCAGTTCTACGATCGAGCCGAACATCAGTTGCCGATCATTATTCTGGAGGACGACGTCACGATTCATCCGGATTTCTTTCGCTTTTTGGATGACGTCGATATCCCCGATGAGATTGAGTGGGACCTTTGTCATCTGTCCTACAACAACCCGCAGTTTTCTAGCCAAGCCAACCTGAATCGGCTTGTCGCTCCGCATCTGCTGATGTGTCCCCCTGACGAAATCACTGGTGCATACAGCTACATCGTCAATCGATCATTTCTTGATCGTTTCTTGCCATCGGTGGAAGAAGTCGATTGGCAATTGGCTCATCAGACCGATGAAATTGCGAGCTATGTCATTGAGCACGATCCTCCACTGACCGCTCCGGATTATCGCTTGGAGAGCGTGCGAATGTCGCTCGATCATGTGTCTTGGCACCAAAACAATCCGACCACCGATTGA
- a CDS encoding glycosyltransferase family 2 protein, with protein sequence MNSLPSIDLALLTRDDGPLHDSVRDAINSQVGVRLNVHRVVGQPLVGDASRIATIARTRNEAVRRSRSEFLMFLDDDVVLAKDCVSRLHHGLIARSNYGAFAADYLGESSSHRHSRHVAMGATLFRRSALLRDPFRWEPGKCECLCRCEDIRRRGARIDYLSGARAWHLSARQSCGCCETGNLSSVKSSIALDDPEAIKNAKVLVAFNRRDIYRFQNVFLRTLRAAGNNQEVIAVGYGLYPTEMDRIQRLPNVRFIRRRYNGQLPPVRRLVDFRDIVSELPAETPVAYWDAGDVLFQGRLDSLWQHTQQYPDKILAVREPRGFPSNNAIRGWTRTIENPTMRRRAFELFASNPFLNSGFGAGTARTLSRYFGEAILLRDNALRGTTDWGDQTALNLYCHSDPTRWIEVPEDWNYCVHDRQRGEVRVMPDGLVVNRSGHLIPVVHGNARSLTQFAIVR encoded by the coding sequence ATGAATTCTTTGCCTTCAATCGATCTGGCGTTGCTGACCCGAGACGACGGTCCGCTCCACGATTCGGTTCGCGATGCGATCAACTCGCAGGTCGGTGTTCGATTGAACGTGCACCGCGTCGTTGGGCAGCCTCTCGTTGGCGATGCCAGTCGAATCGCCACGATTGCTCGAACGCGGAATGAGGCGGTCCGTCGATCACGATCTGAGTTTTTGATGTTTTTGGATGACGATGTTGTTCTCGCCAAGGACTGCGTCTCTCGTTTGCACCATGGATTGATTGCGCGATCCAACTACGGAGCGTTTGCGGCTGACTACTTGGGCGAATCATCATCCCATCGACATTCGCGACATGTGGCGATGGGGGCGACCTTGTTTCGCCGATCTGCGTTGCTGCGAGATCCATTTCGATGGGAACCTGGGAAGTGCGAATGTCTTTGCCGGTGCGAAGACATCCGCCGTCGCGGCGCGAGAATCGACTATTTAAGCGGTGCCAGAGCATGGCACTTGTCAGCTCGTCAATCCTGCGGATGCTGCGAGACGGGCAATTTGTCTTCTGTGAAATCTTCAATTGCTTTGGATGATCCCGAAGCGATCAAGAACGCGAAAGTTTTGGTCGCGTTCAATCGCCGCGATATCTACCGTTTCCAGAATGTGTTTCTGCGAACACTTCGAGCTGCTGGCAACAATCAAGAAGTCATCGCGGTCGGATACGGTTTGTACCCGACCGAAATGGATCGAATCCAACGCTTACCGAACGTGCGATTCATTCGCCGGCGGTACAACGGTCAACTTCCTCCCGTCAGACGTCTGGTTGATTTTCGAGACATCGTGTCGGAGCTGCCTGCCGAAACACCAGTGGCATACTGGGATGCGGGCGACGTGTTGTTCCAGGGCCGACTGGATTCGCTTTGGCAGCACACCCAACAGTACCCAGACAAGATTCTGGCGGTCCGAGAGCCTCGCGGTTTTCCTTCTAACAACGCCATTCGCGGATGGACGCGTACGATCGAAAATCCCACGATGCGGCGACGTGCGTTTGAACTGTTTGCTTCCAATCCGTTTCTCAACAGCGGATTCGGCGCCGGAACGGCCCGAACTCTAAGCCGATATTTTGGCGAAGCGATTCTGTTGCGAGACAACGCTCTACGTGGCACCACGGATTGGGGTGACCAAACTGCGTTGAATCTTTATTGCCACAGTGACCCAACACGTTGGATCGAAGTTCCGGAGGACTGGAACTACTGCGTGCACGACCGTCAGCGTGGCGAAGTTCGCGTCATGCCAGATGGCCTTGTCGTCAATCGATCCGGTCATTTGATACCGGTTGTGCACGGGAATGCTCGATCGCTGACACAATTCGCGATTGTTCGATGA